The following DNA comes from Gemmatimonadota bacterium.
GTGCGATGCTACACTCGCCATCGGCTGCCGGTTCGGCGAAGTCGCGACCGGCAGCTACGGGCTGGTGCCGCCCGCGCCGCTGATCCACGTGGACATCGATCCGGCGGTGATCGGGCGGAATTACCCGGTGGAGCTGGGGATCGTGGCGGACGCCGGGTTGTTTGTGGGCGCGCTGCTGGAGCGGCTGGAGGTTGGGCTGGGGCCGAAGCCCGAAACATCAGAACGGGCGGGCAGGGGCGCAGGTAGGGGCGCGGTCAAGGGACGGCGCCCGGGAGCCGAAGCGGTTTGGCTGGGGGACGTGGTGGCAGGAGCGGCAGACAAAGCGGGAACGGGATCGGGATCGGGATCGGATTTGCGTCGGCGAACCCCTGACCGGGCCATGCGCGAGCGCATCCAGCAGGGGCACGAGGAGGTGTGGGCAGAGTGGCTGGGCGAGAAGGCAGAGAGGCGGGTTTCGCCGGCTCGGCTGATGCGGGGGTTACAGGAGCATTTCGGAGCGGACGCGATCTTCACGACGGATAGCGGGAACGGGACGTTCCTGGCCACGGAGCTGCTGCGGCTGGACAGGCCGGGGAAGCTGCTTGCGCCCGTGGACTACTCCTGCATGGGGTACGCGGTGCCCGCGGCAGTGGGCGCCAAGCTGGCGTGTTCCGAGGCGCCGGTGATCGCGCTGGCGGGCGATGGCGCGTTCCTCATGACCGGGCTCGAACTGCTGACGGCCGCCCATCACAGTGTCGCCATCGCCGTGCTGGTGCTGCGCGACCGGGAGCTGGCGCAGATCGCGCAGTTCCAGAGCGTGGCGCTCAACCGCAAGGCC
Coding sequences within:
- a CDS encoding thiamine pyrophosphate-binding protein, with the translated sequence IYATVRRACRLAREGAPGPVFVEIPADLYLFRHEFDRRAGAPIHVGPAAAPAPAAPEVERAAALLGGSRRPLLYLGLGAAGAGRELVRLAERLEAAVATTIQGKGVFPESHPLFLWPGFGDAAPAFVREIVGGCDATLAIGCRFGEVATGSYGLVPPAPLIHVDIDPAVIGRNYPVELGIVADAGLFVGALLERLEVGLGPKPETSERAGRGAGRGAVKGRRPGAEAVWLGDVVAGAADKAGTGSGSGSDLRRRTPDRAMRERIQQGHEEVWAEWLGEKAERRVSPARLMRGLQEHFGADAIFTTDSGNGTFLATELLRLDRPGKLLAPVDYSCMGYAVPAAVGAKLACSEAPVIALAGDGAFLMTGLELLTAAHHSVAIAVLVLRDRELAQIAQFQSVALNRKACSELADYDLAGLSRAVGVECLPLDRDEEIPAALAEVERILAGGRPVVVDVAIDYSRKTYFTRGVVKTNFLRLPWPDRLRFIGRALGRRLRA